Proteins encoded by one window of Lutibacter sp. A64:
- a CDS encoding RNA polymerase sigma factor, with amino-acid sequence MYSNLELANRIANSDQTAFNILYNKLWEKLYVFSQSIIMDEAEAKDILQEVWIDYWNRRKEISIKHNIEAYLYQAVRYKTYNILRNKKFNTIQLEVSYELSVDASIELNYDLEETHLRLNNYISKLPSRCQEIFTLSRNEGLSNKEIADKIGISIRTVENQISIALNSIKKNMEKAVLLLVLIFNL; translated from the coding sequence ATGTATTCTAACTTAGAACTTGCGAATCGTATTGCCAATTCTGACCAAACAGCATTTAATATATTATACAATAAGTTGTGGGAAAAATTATATGTATTTTCTCAATCTATTATTATGGATGAAGCTGAGGCAAAAGATATTCTACAAGAAGTTTGGATAGATTATTGGAATAGACGTAAAGAAATCTCTATAAAACACAATATTGAAGCATACCTCTACCAAGCAGTACGTTATAAAACCTATAATATTTTAAGGAATAAAAAGTTTAATACAATTCAATTAGAAGTGAGTTATGAACTTTCTGTAGACGCTTCAATAGAGTTAAATTATGATTTAGAAGAAACTCATCTACGATTAAATAACTATATATCTAAATTACCTTCTAGATGCCAAGAAATTTTCACTCTAAGTCGTAATGAAGGCTTGAGTAATAAAGAAATTGCAGACAAAATAGGCATCTCTATACGAACCGTAGAAAACCAAATTTCAATTGCACTTAATTCAATAAAAAAAAATATGGAGAAAGCAGTTCTCTTGCTTGTGCTTATCTTTAATCTTTAA
- a CDS encoding glycoside hydrolase → MKNKKLYNVLAISLLLVLTIAACSNSNDDDTSDNGGGTTSSDYLTITLKPSTVYQTIHSFGASDAWSTQFVGKNWPLEKRNQIADYLFSSETDNTGQPKGIGLSTWRFNIGAGSDVQASDSGISDAWRRAESFLTSNGYNWDAQEGQRWFLQAAKERGVNEFTAFSNSPPITLTKNGKAHSSGGSSANLDATNYSNYADFLTNVIENIRDNDGITFNYISPFNEPQWDWTGGQEGSPWLNSEIAAITRILDAKIESKNLNTKIEITESAQLNYLYEDSNKSGRGSHIQEFFDSSSSNYVGNLSNIANKICGHSYYTTSGNTTLINTRQNVKDQVEQTDSSLEFWMSEYCLLENNSEVEGNGRDLGIDPALYLSKVIHTDLTVANASSWQWWIALSPYDYKDGLVYIDNDKFDGEVYDSKLLWALGNYSYFIKEGYQRIDLNRSDNKSIEQSIDGLLVSAYKKPDDSKYVVVFVNQRTIEIPINVKIDGKSNYSGKLYQTSAEASDNLSPKESIDNSTVWSIPARSIVTVVVE, encoded by the coding sequence AAACAAGAAACTTTATAATGTATTAGCAATTTCATTATTGCTTGTATTAACTATTGCAGCCTGTTCCAACTCTAATGATGATGATACATCTGATAATGGTGGAGGTACAACATCTTCAGATTATTTAACCATTACGTTAAAACCTTCAACTGTTTACCAAACAATACACAGTTTTGGAGCATCAGATGCTTGGAGTACGCAATTTGTAGGTAAAAACTGGCCTTTAGAAAAAAGAAATCAAATTGCTGATTATTTATTTAGTTCTGAAACTGACAATACAGGGCAACCAAAGGGTATTGGTTTAAGCACTTGGCGTTTTAATATTGGTGCTGGTAGTGACGTACAAGCAAGTGATAGTGGTATAAGTGACGCATGGAGAAGAGCAGAATCATTTTTAACTTCAAACGGTTATAATTGGGATGCTCAAGAAGGCCAACGTTGGTTTTTACAAGCAGCAAAAGAAAGAGGTGTAAATGAGTTTACAGCATTTTCAAACAGTCCGCCAATTACACTTACAAAAAATGGAAAAGCACACTCTTCTGGCGGTTCTTCAGCAAACCTTGATGCTACTAATTATAGTAATTATGCCGATTTTTTAACAAATGTTATTGAAAATATTAGAGATAATGATGGTATTACTTTTAACTATATTTCTCCTTTTAATGAACCACAATGGGATTGGACAGGCGGACAAGAAGGTTCTCCTTGGTTAAATTCTGAAATAGCAGCAATTACTAGAATTTTAGATGCTAAAATTGAAAGTAAAAACTTAAACACTAAAATTGAAATTACAGAATCTGCTCAATTAAATTATTTATACGAAGATTCTAACAAAAGCGGAAGAGGTTCTCATATTCAAGAATTTTTCGATAGCAGCTCTTCTAACTATGTTGGAAACTTAAGTAATATTGCTAACAAAATTTGTGGGCATAGCTATTATACAACTTCAGGAAATACCACCTTAATTAATACCCGTCAAAATGTAAAAGATCAAGTTGAACAAACAGATAGTTCACTAGAATTTTGGATGTCGGAATATTGTCTTCTTGAAAACAATTCAGAAGTAGAAGGAAATGGAAGAGATTTAGGCATCGATCCTGCACTCTATTTAAGTAAAGTAATTCATACCGATTTAACTGTTGCAAATGCAAGTTCTTGGCAATGGTGGATTGCTTTAAGTCCTTATGATTATAAAGATGGATTGGTTTATATCGACAATGATAAATTTGATGGTGAAGTTTACGATTCTAAATTGCTTTGGGCTTTAGGAAACTATTCATACTTCATTAAAGAAGGGTATCAAAGAATCGATTTAAATAGATCTGATAATAAATCTATAGAACAATCTATTGATGGCTTATTGGTATCTGCTTACAAAAAACCAGACGACTCTAAATATGTTGTAGTATTTGTTAATCAACGAACAATTGAAATTCCAATCAATGTAAAAATTGATGGTAAATCTAATTATTCTGGTAAATTGTATCAAACTTCAGCAGAAGCATCCGATAATTTATCTCCAAAAGAAAGTATCGATAACTCTACTGTTTGGTCAATTCCTGCTAGAAGTATTGTAACAGTAGTTGTAGAATAA
- a CDS encoding SusC/RagA family TonB-linked outer membrane protein produces MKIIKHPIVKMATKLSVYLAILFLANPILANETFSQSLKKTKISILKTDATPLEIIKEIESKTNYHFVYDQSIKTIDTLISINSNKISVLNILEQLSREARLKFKQINSSISVQEIPRVIKKAPVPKLISGTVSDEFGQALPGATILEKGTTNGVQSNFDGNFNITVSKEDAILEISYLGFIAQEVAVKNQSILNIVLKEDAAKLEEVVVTALNITREEKSLGYSVANVESDDLTKTVTGNWINGMSGKVAGLTFDQAGTGPSGSVRVTLRGDQSLNYGNNEALFVVDGVPITSGITSTRSVSNYAQGDAPIDYGNGISDINPDDIASVSVLKGPAAAALYGSRAANGAILIVTKSGKKTKGIGITVNSSVTFDEAGYFPDFQTEYGNGSDMGQNEFSLWELTPEMTSDGIAIPRHYSRYTFGEKFDQNTLRYTYASKNWETGEFTKLPWTYKDDWYKGLFQTGITKSNTVSISGNNGKGTSTRFSITDFKNEWILPNTGFDRKSISLSLNTPITDRIKLNTKVNYTRKESDNMPGGGYNENNPMYALTWGFNTNSINNWKDEYFQGRYNYANWSSQGSNGQGLVFPSSSSFNPYRSLYEELNTQDKHRVFGNIGFSFDLMKGLTLDVSSGLDWSDEYRTQRRPFYTADYQNGFYREQTVRVIENNNEAMLRFTNNELAQGKFGITTLVGANNRTNEYYNSKISLSQLGEEGIYHTTNLPTGVIPDPYNYRTKKVVNSLYGLASLSWDNTYYLDITGRNDWSSTLSKDNWSFFYPSVAASILINQIFDFKSNAPWVDFTKLRLSWANVGNDTSPYSLDQYYSTSSYSGGYTLPGTIPDPLIQPENVESWETGLEAKLFKNRISFDVTLYHSSTTNQIVSVGVDQITGATGLKINAGEITNQGIEVSAHFVPIRSKDFEWSIDATWSKNKNKLVSLQDGWDPNEPLQTDMGTTIGSRVYVYSYVGEEMHQIYGRGFQRAPEGSTYIDENGNEADASGMHLVNSNGYPILDESPDKKIGSVNPDWRGGFIQRFRYKNISLSANFTGQLGGHTYSVTNFALSYQGKLKNSLEGRYDGLVHEGVNAITNEDGTTSYTQNTTVTNSIQTYYNSYIWNRNNTETNTFSNSYLKLKELRIDYKLPQEILKKTGFLNDLSIGVYATNLFSITDFPQYDPETGMLNGSNIYKGIETMSFPMTRSYGFNAKFSF; encoded by the coding sequence ATGAAAATCATCAAACATCCTATTGTCAAAATGGCAACAAAACTGTCTGTATATCTGGCTATCTTATTCTTAGCTAATCCTATATTAGCAAATGAAACCTTTAGTCAAAGCCTTAAAAAAACAAAGATATCAATTTTAAAAACAGACGCAACACCTTTAGAGATTATAAAAGAAATTGAATCAAAAACTAATTATCACTTTGTATATGACCAATCTATTAAAACTATTGACACATTAATTAGTATCAATTCTAATAAAATATCAGTTTTAAATATTTTAGAACAACTATCACGTGAAGCTAGGTTAAAATTTAAGCAAATTAATTCGAGTATCTCTGTCCAAGAAATACCTAGAGTTATTAAAAAAGCTCCAGTACCAAAACTAATATCCGGTACTGTTTCTGATGAATTTGGACAAGCTTTACCTGGAGCTACTATTTTAGAAAAGGGCACTACAAATGGTGTACAATCTAACTTTGATGGTAATTTCAATATAACAGTATCTAAAGAAGATGCAATATTAGAAATTTCATACCTTGGATTTATAGCTCAAGAAGTTGCTGTAAAAAACCAAAGCATACTTAATATAGTATTAAAAGAAGATGCTGCAAAATTAGAAGAAGTAGTTGTAACAGCACTTAATATAACTAGAGAAGAAAAATCTCTAGGATATTCTGTTGCAAATGTTGAAAGTGATGATTTAACTAAAACTGTAACTGGAAACTGGATTAATGGTATGTCTGGTAAAGTTGCAGGGTTAACTTTTGACCAAGCAGGCACAGGGCCAAGCGGCTCTGTAAGAGTTACTTTACGTGGAGATCAATCTTTAAACTATGGAAATAACGAAGCTTTATTTGTTGTTGATGGCGTTCCTATAACATCTGGAATAACATCTACTAGAAGTGTAAGTAACTATGCGCAAGGAGATGCCCCTATCGATTACGGTAACGGTATTAGCGATATTAACCCAGATGATATTGCTTCAGTATCTGTATTAAAAGGACCTGCAGCGGCAGCATTATATGGATCTAGAGCCGCTAACGGCGCAATTTTAATAGTTACTAAATCTGGAAAAAAAACTAAAGGAATTGGTATTACAGTAAACTCATCTGTTACTTTCGACGAAGCGGGCTATTTTCCAGATTTTCAAACTGAATATGGAAATGGTTCTGATATGGGACAAAATGAGTTTTCTCTTTGGGAATTAACTCCAGAGATGACTTCTGATGGAATAGCAATTCCTAGACATTATTCTAGATATACTTTTGGTGAAAAATTTGACCAAAACACATTACGTTATACATATGCTTCAAAAAATTGGGAAACAGGAGAATTTACTAAACTACCTTGGACTTATAAAGATGACTGGTATAAAGGCTTATTTCAAACAGGAATAACTAAAAGTAATACAGTTAGCATTAGTGGTAACAATGGTAAAGGAACTTCAACACGTTTTTCTATTACAGACTTTAAAAACGAATGGATATTACCTAATACAGGTTTTGATAGAAAGTCAATTTCTTTATCTCTAAACACACCAATAACTGATAGAATAAAATTAAATACAAAAGTTAATTACACCCGTAAAGAGAGTGATAATATGCCTGGTGGTGGGTATAATGAAAACAACCCAATGTATGCTTTAACTTGGGGTTTTAATACAAATAGTATAAATAATTGGAAAGATGAATATTTTCAAGGTAGATATAATTATGCCAATTGGTCTTCTCAGGGTTCAAATGGTCAAGGATTAGTTTTTCCTTCTTCCAGTAGTTTTAACCCTTACCGTTCTCTTTATGAAGAATTAAACACACAAGACAAACATCGTGTTTTTGGTAATATTGGTTTTAGTTTTGATTTAATGAAAGGACTTACTTTAGATGTTAGCTCAGGCTTAGATTGGTCAGATGAATATAGAACACAACGTAGACCTTTTTATACAGCCGATTATCAAAATGGCTTTTACAGAGAACAAACTGTAAGAGTAATTGAGAATAATAATGAAGCTATGTTGCGCTTTACAAATAATGAATTAGCACAGGGTAAATTTGGTATTACAACTTTGGTAGGTGCTAATAATAGAACAAACGAATATTATAATAGTAAAATATCGTTAAGTCAGCTTGGAGAAGAAGGAATATATCATACTACAAATTTACCAACCGGTGTAATTCCTGACCCATACAATTATAGAACAAAAAAAGTTGTAAATAGTCTTTATGGATTGGCTTCTTTAAGTTGGGACAACACATATTATTTAGATATTACAGGTAGAAATGATTGGTCTAGTACACTTTCAAAAGACAATTGGTCTTTCTTTTACCCATCAGTTGCGGCTAGTATTTTAATCAACCAAATTTTTGATTTTAAATCAAACGCTCCTTGGGTTGATTTTACAAAATTACGTTTATCTTGGGCAAATGTAGGAAACGATACTTCTCCTTACTCTTTAGACCAATACTATTCTACTTCATCATATTCGGGTGGATATACTTTACCTGGCACAATTCCAGATCCATTAATTCAACCTGAAAATGTAGAAAGTTGGGAAACTGGTTTAGAAGCCAAATTGTTTAAAAATAGAATTTCTTTTGATGTCACCTTGTATCATTCTTCTACAACAAATCAAATTGTTTCTGTTGGTGTAGATCAAATCACAGGTGCAACAGGCTTAAAAATTAATGCAGGTGAAATTACCAATCAGGGTATAGAAGTTTCTGCTCATTTTGTTCCTATTAGAAGTAAAGATTTTGAATGGTCTATCGATGCTACTTGGTCAAAAAATAAAAATAAATTAGTTAGCTTACAAGATGGATGGGACCCTAACGAACCACTTCAAACAGATATGGGAACCACTATTGGAAGTAGAGTTTATGTTTATTCTTATGTTGGTGAAGAAATGCACCAAATATACGGCCGAGGATTTCAAAGAGCTCCAGAAGGTTCAACATATATAGATGAAAATGGTAATGAAGCAGATGCCTCAGGAATGCATCTAGTAAATTCAAATGGTTATCCTATTCTTGATGAATCACCTGACAAAAAAATTGGTAGTGTTAACCCAGATTGGAGAGGTGGTTTTATTCAACGTTTTAGATATAAAAACATTTCATTAAGTGCTAATTTCACTGGTCAATTAGGAGGTCACACTTATTCGGTAACCAATTTTGCACTTTCATATCAAGGTAAGCTTAAAAATTCGTTAGAAGGTAGATACGATGGACTAGTTCATGAAGGCGTAAATGCAATTACAAATGAAGATGGAACAACATCATATACCCAAAACACTACTGTAACCAATAGCATACAAACTTACTACAATTCTTATATTTGGAACAGAAACAACACTGAAACGAATACTTTTAGTAATTCTTATTTAAAACTAAAAGAACTGCGTATTGATTATAAATTACCTCAAGAAATTTTGAAAAAAACAGGATTTTTAAACGATTTAAGTATAGGGGTTTATGCTACAAATTTATTTTCAATTACAGATTTCCCACAATATGATCCAGAAACAGGTATGTTAAATGGTTCTAATATTTATAAAGGTATTGAAACTATGTCTTTTCCAATGACAAGATCTTACGGTTTTAACGCAAAATTTTCATTCTAA
- a CDS encoding glycoside hydrolase family 2 TIM barrel-domain containing protein codes for MKLKYIAIFLILLSSCNKNHKYADVSFEEQEIPDWENPAVFGINKEQPRAYFIPYLNNDDVITDKAKNSPFYTSLNGEWEFNLAIKPDERPYYFFKEDYDTSDWKSIKVPSNWELEGFDIPIYTNVKYPHEKTPPKIQDHYNPVGSYRTYFNIDSIDSKEVFLHFGAVSSAMYVWVNGEKVGYSEGSKTPAEFNITKYLKKGKNLLAVEVYRWSDGSYLEDQDFWRLSGITRDVYLLERNKTHIKDFWSQADLDASYKNGIFNVDIELENKTNENYIVETILLDSDKKEVYAASKNIEDGKTTLNFEKTIPNVHLWNAENPYLYNLIIQLKTEDSTLIESVGTEVGFRNVVVKNGQLLVNGKAIYVKGVNLHEHHDRNGHYLDEETMIKDIKTMKMFNINAVRTSHYPQPELFYKLCNKYGLYLVDEANIESHGMGAEHQGTFDTIQHVAYRPEWNEAHLDRIKRAIERDKNHPSVIIWSMGNECGNGPVFFEAYDWIKNRDKTRLVLFEQAGLERNTDIVAPMYAGINRLESYAKNHTDRPYILCEYAHAMGNSVGNLQDYWGMMKKYPVLQGGFIWDWVDQGLVKTTEDGEEYWAYGGDFGSKDVPSDGNFCLNGLVDPDRTPKPALYEVKKVHQNIQFKAVDLKNGKFEITNEFDFTNLNAYNFSYEIMSEGEVITKGKLPTLNIEPTKSKIVEIKYPEIIKSEEVILTISATTKEEKNLVPNNHEIAWEQFKINTPNTTFKLEQTSKVVIANDDTSIKVSSKECKVIFDKSTGIMTELYFEDTTNIIHENTGFTPNFWRAPIDNDFGNDLHKRSKDWRYVSKHRTLKSIDSKMNGANAIVTIKYDLINEANESMGTFTSKYSINGNGEIQVDNEFIKANTKLPDLPRIGLNIVLNNNLNQIKWYGRGPYESYWDRKSGAKIGVYEGSVADQYWAYIRPQENGNKSDTRWVSLTDETGKGIIVKGIPTIDISAHHNIMEDFESLERSDGRHRDGDIVKNRHTTDVRPRDLVSLNIDYKQMGVGGDNSWGAHTHPEYKLLDKKYTYSFILSSTENKKP; via the coding sequence ATGAAACTAAAATACATTGCTATATTCTTAATACTACTGAGTTCGTGTAATAAGAATCATAAATATGCTGATGTCTCTTTTGAAGAACAAGAAATACCAGATTGGGAAAATCCAGCAGTTTTTGGAATAAATAAAGAACAACCTAGAGCCTATTTCATCCCTTATTTAAATAATGATGATGTAATAACAGATAAAGCTAAAAACTCTCCTTTTTATACTTCATTAAATGGAGAATGGGAATTTAATTTAGCAATAAAACCAGATGAAAGACCTTATTATTTCTTTAAAGAAGATTATGATACTTCAGACTGGAAAAGCATAAAAGTTCCTTCAAATTGGGAATTAGAAGGTTTTGATATACCAATTTACACCAATGTAAAATACCCACATGAAAAAACACCTCCTAAAATTCAAGACCATTATAACCCTGTAGGTTCATACCGTACTTATTTTAATATTGACAGTATAGATTCTAAAGAAGTATTTTTACATTTTGGAGCTGTAAGTTCTGCTATGTATGTTTGGGTAAACGGCGAAAAAGTTGGGTATAGCGAAGGCAGTAAAACACCTGCAGAATTTAACATTACAAAATACTTAAAAAAAGGTAAAAACCTTTTAGCTGTTGAAGTTTACAGATGGTCAGATGGTAGTTACTTAGAAGATCAAGATTTTTGGCGCTTAAGCGGTATTACAAGAGATGTTTATTTATTAGAAAGAAACAAAACTCATATTAAAGATTTTTGGTCTCAAGCAGATTTAGACGCTTCTTATAAAAATGGAATTTTTAATGTTGACATTGAGTTAGAAAATAAAACTAATGAAAATTATATTGTTGAAACTATTTTATTAGATAGCGACAAAAAAGAAGTTTATGCAGCATCAAAAAACATAGAAGATGGTAAAACTACTCTAAATTTTGAAAAAACCATTCCAAATGTTCATTTATGGAATGCAGAAAACCCTTACCTATACAATTTAATTATTCAATTAAAAACAGAAGATAGTACCTTAATAGAATCTGTGGGTACCGAAGTTGGATTTAGAAATGTAGTAGTAAAAAACGGACAACTTTTAGTAAATGGAAAAGCTATTTATGTAAAAGGTGTAAATCTTCATGAACATCACGACAGAAACGGTCATTATTTAGATGAAGAAACTATGATAAAAGATATTAAAACTATGAAAATGTTTAATATCAATGCCGTTAGAACGTCACATTATCCACAACCAGAATTATTCTACAAACTTTGTAATAAATATGGTTTATACTTGGTTGATGAAGCAAATATAGAATCACACGGTATGGGAGCTGAACATCAAGGTACTTTTGATACGATTCAACATGTTGCTTATCGCCCAGAATGGAATGAAGCTCATTTAGATAGAATAAAAAGGGCCATTGAAAGAGACAAAAACCATCCATCAGTTATAATTTGGTCAATGGGAAATGAATGTGGAAATGGACCTGTGTTTTTTGAAGCCTATGATTGGATAAAAAATAGAGATAAAACACGCTTAGTTTTATTTGAACAAGCTGGCTTAGAAAGAAACACAGATATTGTTGCGCCAATGTATGCAGGCATTAATAGATTGGAAAGTTATGCGAAAAACCACACAGACAGACCTTATATTTTATGCGAATATGCTCATGCAATGGGTAATAGCGTTGGAAACTTACAAGATTATTGGGGTATGATGAAAAAATATCCAGTTTTACAAGGTGGCTTTATTTGGGATTGGGTAGACCAAGGATTGGTTAAAACAACCGAAGATGGTGAAGAATATTGGGCTTATGGAGGTGATTTTGGATCTAAAGATGTTCCTTCTGATGGAAATTTCTGTTTAAACGGATTGGTAGATCCAGATAGAACACCTAAACCTGCTTTATATGAAGTAAAAAAAGTACACCAAAATATTCAATTTAAAGCAGTTGATTTAAAAAATGGTAAATTTGAAATTACGAACGAATTTGATTTCACAAATTTAAATGCTTATAACTTTTCTTACGAAATAATGTCTGAAGGAGAAGTTATAACAAAAGGAAAGCTTCCAACTTTAAATATTGAACCTACAAAATCTAAAATTGTTGAAATTAAATATCCAGAAATAATTAAATCTGAAGAAGTAATCTTAACAATTTCAGCAACAACTAAAGAAGAGAAAAATTTAGTTCCAAACAACCACGAAATTGCTTGGGAACAATTTAAAATAAATACTCCAAATACTACTTTTAAACTTGAACAAACATCTAAAGTAGTAATTGCTAATGATGATACTTCAATTAAAGTAAGCAGTAAAGAATGTAAAGTTATTTTTGACAAATCAACTGGTATAATGACAGAATTGTACTTTGAAGATACTACTAATATAATCCACGAAAACACAGGATTTACTCCTAATTTTTGGAGAGCACCAATAGATAACGACTTTGGAAATGATCTCCACAAAAGAAGTAAAGATTGGCGTTATGTAAGTAAACACAGAACACTTAAAAGTATAGACTCTAAAATGAATGGAGCCAATGCTATTGTAACAATAAAGTACGATTTAATTAACGAAGCTAATGAAAGTATGGGTACTTTCACCTCTAAATATAGTATAAATGGAAATGGTGAAATACAAGTTGATAATGAATTTATTAAAGCAAACACTAAATTACCAGATTTACCTAGAATTGGTTTAAACATAGTTTTAAACAACAATTTAAATCAAATTAAATGGTATGGAAGAGGTCCTTACGAAAGTTATTGGGATAGAAAATCAGGCGCAAAAATTGGTGTTTATGAAGGAAGTGTTGCCGATCAATATTGGGCTTATATTAGACCACAAGAAAATGGTAATAAATCAGATACACGTTGGGTTAGTTTAACTGATGAAACAGGCAAAGGAATTATTGTAAAAGGAATTCCTACAATAGATATTAGTGCACATCATAACATTATGGAAGATTTTGAATCTTTAGAACGTTCTGATGGAAGACACAGAGATGGAGACATTGTTAAAAATCGCCATACCACAGATGTTCGCCCAAGAGATTTAGTTTCTTTAAATATTGACTATAAACAAATGGGTGTTGGAGGCGATAATAGTTGGGGAGCACATACGCATCCAGAATATAAACTATTAGATAAAAAATACACGTATTCATTTATACTAAGTAGTACTGAAAACAAAAAACCTTAA
- a CDS encoding FecR family protein, translating into MTEQELKNLIRKKQQKSLTKKEEATLLSFEKKMLDRNRAHVFLDEIHKSKISSTIYAKIQSKKQSHISNIWMKVAAILIITISLGSMHWYLSPNKKSSHNMRPKITMLQIEAPFGKKRTFNLPDGSIVKLNSGSKIKYPEIFNDSIREVTLSGEAFFEIKKDSSQPFIVKTSSLFTRVLGTSFNIKAYEDEDNTIVTLATGKISVGTNQKDEIILNPSHQAILNKKNKRFTKQKIDLDKTLSWKNGILRFDNEKLATAIPKLEKWFNVKIKLKNKNSAACAFTGIFENASLESILENITFVKTTLKYKFITSNEIEISGYCNN; encoded by the coding sequence ATGACAGAACAAGAATTAAAAAACCTAATCCGTAAGAAACAACAAAAGTCTCTTACCAAAAAAGAAGAAGCTACGCTTTTATCTTTTGAAAAAAAGATGCTTGATAGAAACCGTGCACATGTTTTTTTAGATGAAATACATAAGTCTAAAATAAGCAGTACAATTTATGCCAAAATTCAATCTAAAAAACAAAGCCATATTAGTAATATTTGGATGAAAGTAGCTGCAATTTTAATAATTACTATTTCCCTTGGAAGTATGCATTGGTACCTTTCACCAAATAAAAAGTCTTCTCATAACATGCGTCCTAAAATAACAATGTTACAGATAGAGGCTCCATTTGGTAAAAAAAGAACATTTAATTTACCAGATGGTTCTATAGTAAAATTAAATAGTGGTAGTAAAATTAAATATCCTGAAATTTTTAATGATTCTATAAGAGAAGTAACTCTCTCTGGTGAAGCTTTCTTTGAAATTAAAAAAGATAGTTCACAACCTTTTATTGTAAAAACATCATCTTTATTTACACGTGTACTAGGCACGTCATTTAACATAAAAGCTTATGAAGATGAAGATAACACTATAGTGACCTTAGCAACCGGTAAAATTAGTGTAGGCACCAATCAAAAAGATGAAATTATACTCAACCCTTCTCATCAAGCAATTTTGAATAAAAAAAACAAACGTTTTACAAAACAAAAAATAGACCTCGATAAAACACTAAGTTGGAAAAATGGAATTTTGAGATTTGATAATGAAAAATTAGCTACAGCTATACCTAAGTTAGAAAAATGGTTTAATGTTAAAATAAAGCTTAAAAATAAAAACAGTGCAGCATGTGCATTTACAGGGATATTTGAAAATGCTTCATTAGAAAGCATTTTAGAAAATATAACATTTGTTAAAACAACTTTAAAATACAAATTCATTACAAGTAATGAAATTGAAATTTCAGGATATTGCAATAATTAA